The Nocardioides salarius genome includes a region encoding these proteins:
- a CDS encoding DivIVA domain-containing protein: MMWFFAILLVLVLGAIAMVACGRGTPMALEHDDRPDVSVPAGRLVGDDLRRVRFSLAFRGYRMSEVDALLDRLAAQLEDDGAPGAAGERGARHEP; this comes from the coding sequence ATGATGTGGTTCTTCGCCATCCTGCTGGTGCTGGTGCTGGGCGCCATCGCCATGGTCGCCTGCGGTCGCGGCACCCCGATGGCGCTCGAGCACGACGACCGGCCCGACGTCAGCGTGCCGGCCGGGCGCCTCGTGGGCGACGACCTGCGCCGGGTCCGCTTCTCGCTGGCCTTCCGCGGCTACCGGATGTCGGAGGTCGACGCGCTGCTCGACCGGCTGGCCGCCCAGCTGGAGGACGACGGGGCTCCTGGGGCCGCCGGGGAGCGTGGCGCACGCCACGAGCCGTAG
- a CDS encoding TIGR00730 family Rossman fold protein, with amino-acid sequence MSRLRGRFKGPVFTRTEDATTTDQRLLDSAGGAEWVHTDPWRVLRIQAEFVEGFGALAELGPAIAVFGSARTPSDHPSYAQGERLGRLLVEAGYAVVTGGGPGAMEAANKGACDAGGTSVGLGIELPFEAGLNEWVDVGINFRYFFVRKTMFVKYSQGFVVLPGGVGTLDELFEAITLVQTKKVTRFPIVLVGVDYWSGLLDWMRDTVLADGKISAADLDLIHLTDDVEEAVRHVAAVQRPGSEEAPPR; translated from the coding sequence GTGTCGCGGCTGCGCGGACGCTTCAAGGGCCCGGTCTTCACCCGCACCGAGGACGCCACCACCACCGACCAGCGCCTGCTCGACTCCGCCGGTGGCGCCGAGTGGGTGCACACCGACCCGTGGCGGGTGCTGCGCATCCAGGCCGAGTTCGTCGAGGGCTTCGGCGCCCTGGCCGAGCTGGGGCCCGCGATCGCGGTCTTCGGCTCCGCGCGCACGCCGTCGGACCACCCGTCGTACGCGCAGGGCGAGCGGCTGGGCCGGCTGCTGGTCGAGGCCGGCTACGCGGTCGTCACCGGCGGCGGCCCCGGGGCGATGGAGGCGGCCAACAAGGGCGCCTGCGACGCCGGCGGCACCAGCGTCGGGCTCGGCATCGAGCTGCCCTTCGAGGCCGGGCTCAACGAGTGGGTCGACGTCGGCATCAACTTCCGCTACTTCTTCGTGCGCAAGACCATGTTCGTGAAGTACTCGCAGGGCTTCGTGGTGCTGCCCGGCGGCGTCGGCACCCTCGACGAGCTCTTCGAGGCGATCACGCTGGTGCAGACCAAGAAGGTCACCCGCTTCCCGATCGTGCTGGTCGGCGTCGACTACTGGAGCGGGCTGCTGGACTGGATGCGCGACACGGTGCTGGCCGACGGCAAGATCTCGGCCGCCGACCTCGACCTGATCCACCTCACCGACGACGTCGAGGAGGCGGTGCGCCACGTGGCGGCCGTGCAGCGCCCCGGCAGCGAGGAGGCACCGCCGCGATGA